A genomic segment from Aegilops tauschii subsp. strangulata cultivar AL8/78 chromosome 1, Aet v6.0, whole genome shotgun sequence encodes:
- the LOC109769052 gene encoding uncharacterized protein codes for MSRLHLLRRRCSTSISTSPPSRSWSPRAAFAAATERVRAGTLSPEDAHHLFDQLLRQSTPVPERSLNGFLAALVRTPASESCRDGPSLALALFNRVCREEAGLRVAPPTIFTYNILMNCCCLARRPDLGLAFFGRLLRTGLKTNQSFANTLLKCLCCAKQTDEAVSVLLHRMSDLGCVPDDFSYNTVLKSLCEDSRSRRVLDLLQMMAKEGGVCSPDVVTYNTVIHGFFKEGEIGKACNLFHEMMQQGVVPNVVTYNSIIDALCKARAMDNAELFLRMMVDNGVPPDKVTYTSMIHGYSTLGRWKEATKKFREMTSRGLIPGIITWNSFMDSLCKHGRSKEAAEIFHSMSAKGHKPDIISYTTLLHGYANEGSFPDMMSLFKSMEGNGIVANCQVFNILIDAYAKRGMMDEAMLIFTEMLGQGVNPSVITYSIVIAALSRMGRLADAMDTFSQMISVGMKPDTVVYHSLIQGFSTHGDLVKAKELIYEMMNNGIPRPNSVFFSSIVNSLCKEGRVVDAHHIFDLVKDLGERPNIIMFTTLIDGYCLVGEMDKAFRVLDAMVLAGVEPDVVTYSTLVNGYCSNGRIDDGLILFREMLHKKVKPTTVTYNIILDRLFRAGRTVAAKKMLHEMIGSGTPVSMHTYGIFLRGLCRNDCTDEAIALFQKLGALNVNFDITILNSMINAMYRVQRREEANKLFAAISTSGLVPNASTYGIMIRNLLKEGSVEEAEDMFSSMEESDCALSSRLINDIIRTLLEKGDIVKAGKYMSKVDETSISLEASTSSLLLSLFSGKGKCREQIELLPAKYQIFDGIS; via the coding sequence ATGTcccgcctccacctcctccgccgccgctgctccacctccatttccacctcgCCGCCTTCACGCTCCTGGTCTCCCCGCGCTGCCTTTGCCGCTGCCACAGAGCGCGTCCGCGCCGGGACGCTCAGCCCGGAAGACGCACACCACCTGTTCGACCAATTGCTGCGGCAGTCCACCCCAGTCCCCGAGCGCTCCCTGAATGGATTCCTTGCCGCCCTCGTCCGTACGCCGGCCTCAGAATCCTGCAGAGACGGGccctccctcgccctcgccctcttCAACCGTGTCTGCCGAGAAGAAGCCGGCCTGCGGGTGGCGCCGCCCACCATCTTCACCTACAACATCCTCATGAACTGCTGTTGCCTGGCGCGTCGCCCGGACCTAGGACTTGCCTTTTTCGGCCGCCTCCTCAGGACTGGCCTGAAGACAAACCAGAGCTTCGCCAACACCCTCCTCAAGTGCCTCTGCTGCGCAAAACAGACAGACGAGGCTGTCAGCGTGCTGCTTCATAGGATGTCCGACCTCGGCTGTGTGCCTGATGACTTCTCATACAACACAGTTCTAAAGAGCTTGTGTGAAGATAGCAGGAGCCGGCGAGTgctcgacctgctccagatgatGGCGAAAGAAGGAGGTGTCTGCTCCCCTGATGTGGTCACATATAACACAGTCATCCATGGCTTCTTTAAGGAAGGTGAAATAGGCAAGGCCTGCAATCTATTCCATGAAATGATGCAGCAAGGGGTTGTGCCTAATGTGGTGACATATAACTCGATTATCGATGCATTGTGCAAGGCCCGAGCAATGGACAATGCAGAGTTGTTCCTTCGCATGATGGTTGATAACGGTGTTCCACCAGATAAGGTGACATATACTAGCATGATCCATGGATATTCCACTTTGGGCCGATGGAAAGAGGCAACTAAAAAGTTCAGAGAAATGACAAGCAGGGGTCTTATACCAGGTATTATCACTTGGAACTCGTTCATGGACTCCCTCTGCAAGCATGGAAGAAGCAAAGAAGCTGCAGAAATTTTTCATTCCATGTCTGCAAAGGGCCACAAGCCTGATATCATCTCCTACACCACTCTTCTTCATGGGTATGCCAATGAAGGAAGCTTTCCTGATATGATGAGTCTCTTTAAGTCAATGGAAGGCAACGGTATTGTAGCCAACTGCCAAGTTTTCAACATATTAATTGATGCATATGCTAAACGAGGAATGATGGACGAAGCTATGCTCATATTTACCGAAATGCTAGGACAAGGAGTCAATCCGAGTGTAATCACCTACTCAATTGTGATAGCTGCACTTAGCAGAATGGGTAGGCTGGCCGATGCTATGGATACGTTCAGTCAGATGATTTCTGTTGGAATGAAACCGGACACAGTTGTTTATCATTCCCTAATTCAGGGTTTCTCTACACATGGCGATTTGGTCAAAGCGAAAGAACTGATATATGAAATGATGAACAACGGTATTCCTCGTCCAAACAGTGTATTCTTCAGTTCAATAGTAAACAGTCTATGCAAAGAGGGGAGGGTTGTGGATGCACATCATATCTTCGACTTGGTTAAAGACTTAGGTGAGAGACCTAACATCATTATGTTTACTACGCTGATTGACGGATATTGCTTAGTCGGTGAGATGGACAAAGCATTCAGAGTACTTGATGCCATGGTATTAGCTGGCGTTGAGCCTGATGTCGTTACATATAGTACACTTGTCAATGGCTATTGTAGTAATGGAAGGATCGATGATGGGTTGATTCTGTTCAGAGAAATGTTGCATAAGAAAGTTAAACCTACAACTGTTACATATAACATCATACTGGATCGATTATTTCGTGCCGGGAGAACAGTTGCTGCAAAGAAAATGCTCCATGAGATGATCGGAAGTGGAACACCTGTGAGCATGCATACATACGGCATATTTCTTAGAGGACTTTGTAGGAATGATTGCACCGATGAAGCAATTGCCCTGTTTCAAAAATTAGGTGCACTGAATGTGAACTTCGATATTACAATACTCAATTCCATGATTAATGCAATGTACAGGGTTCAGAGAAGAGAAGAAGCTAACAAGTTGTTTGCTGCTATATCAACCAGTGGGTTGGTACCTAATGCTTCCACTTATGGAATCATGATCAGAAATCTTCTAAAAGAGGGATCAGTGGAAGAAGCTGAAGACATGTTTTCATCAATGGAGGAGAGTGACTGTGCTCTCAGCTCTCGTCTTATAAATGATATCATTAGAACATTATTGGAAAAGGGGGATATAGTCAAGGCCGGAAAATACATGTCTAAAGTTGATGAAACGAGCATCTCACTTGAAGCTTCAACTAGTTCGTTGTTGTTGTCTCTCTTTTCCGGGAAAGGGAAATGTCGGGAACAAATAGAATTGCTCCCTGCAAAGTACCAAATTTTCGATGGAATCAGTTGA